In the genome of Neoarius graeffei isolate fNeoGra1 chromosome 27, fNeoGra1.pri, whole genome shotgun sequence, one region contains:
- the znf408 gene encoding zinc finger protein 408 has protein sequence MRFAACAPSEDQRNVMVHEVDGKPCFRTCKDISQGTELLVWPEVQKILHEPLKNKVVTITEELSNQEVPQRAREDKSLKPGYVKQGSEGEAKQLKDKHPASHAEWNVLECRDSHEKEVMNTCGTEKLENIAGATALELGKAPEHVQVAVRSSCRLAMKPRIVHSLSSRLIKQSQGQRSGIGTHVTKNSQTKQATTEKGQENQGISLHKENANSDDEPNEGSVNVRRGKDGSQNIENLRERKYKCDECGKSFFQLCHLKKHKLTHTELKPYACTECGKCYRSKESYHAHLLLHDGQRPYKCHHCDKSYGLKRDLKEHQILHTGEKPFVCDVCAKGFARRPSLRAHRMVHEAKCVPRIKCPDCAKELANQSSLRIHMRLHTGERPYACPRCAKCFRQHSNLQGHLRLHTGEKPYGCPHCDLRFSQAPELKRHLIYHTGEAYLCPVCGKALQDPQTLHAHERLHADDRPYKCQDCGKGYTMATKLRRHMKSHLEEKLHKCEICGSRYTLMQSLQRHLRVHADRMEVGHMVPTRGRPRRSSHKVREQWDGDGGKQKKEQAVIFVNTLQDSRMTPHSEEVVTKSEGGLEQMELSQDIIEIVVSTDSTKCILVPAQDTNAECILLQQQDANAKCTPVENQDENTKCIVVEEQTENSDMVVIEGHDELNSVAETIEIEMRIDD, from the exons GTTTGCTGCTTGTGCTCCGAGTGAAGATCAGAGGAATGTCATGGTACATGAGGTGGATGGGAAACCGTGTTTCAGGACCTGTAAGGACATCAGTCAGGGAACAGAGCTCCTGGTCTGGCCAGAAGTTCAGAAAATTCTCCATGAACCTTTGAAGAATAAGGTAGTGACCATAACAGAAGAACTCTCCAATCAGGAAGTGCCACAGAGGGCAAGAGAGGATAAGTCACTAAAGCCTGGTTATGTAAAGCAAGGCTCTGAGGGCGAAG CAAAACAGCTGAAGGATAAACATCCAGCCAGCCATGCAGAATGGAATGTACTAGAATGCAGAGATAGTCACGAAAAAGAAGTGATGAATACATGTGGTACTGAGAAGCTGGAGAACATTGCTGGAGCCACAGCACTGGAGCTAGGAAAAGCGCCGGAGCATGTTCAAGTGGCTGTGAGATCCAGTTGTCGCCTGGCAATGAAACCCCGCATAGTACACTCACTAAGCAGCCGTTTAATCAAGCAATCGCAAGGGCAAAGAAGTGGGATTGGCACACATGTTACCAAAAACTCTCAGACCAAACAGGCTACAActgaaaaaggacaagaaaaccaAGGGATCTCACTCCACAAGGAGAACGCTAACTCAGATGATGAGCCCAATGAAGGGTCTGTGAATGTGCGAAGAGGAAAAGACGGTTCTCAAAACATCGAGAATTTACGAGAGCGCAAGTACAAGTGTGATGAGTGTGGAAAAAGTTTCTTCCAGCTTTGCCACTTAAAAAAGCACAAGCTCACACACACTGAGTTGAAGCCATATGCTTGTACAGAGTGTGGAAAGTGCTACAGATCTAAGGAGAGTTATCATGCCCACTTACTCTTGCACGATGGACAACGGCCTTACAAGTGCCACCATTGTGACAAGAGCTATGGTCTGAAACGTGACCTGAAGGAGCACCAAATTCTACACACAGGTGAGAAACCatttgtgtgtgatgtgtgtgccaAGGGTTTTGCACGACGGCCTTCTCTGCGTGCCCATAGGATGGTCCATGAGGCCAAATGTGTCCCCAGGATCAAATGCCCAGACTGTGCCAAAGAACTTGCCAACCAGAGCTCTCTTAGGATCCACATGCGTTTGCACACAGGTGAGCGGCCGTATGCATGCCCACGCTGTGCCAAGTGCTTTCGCCAGCATTCCAACCTGCAGGGGCACCTGCGCCTCCACACAGGTGAAAAGCCCTATGGGTGCCCGCACTGTGATCTCCGTTTCTCACAGGCACCTGAGCTGAAGCGGCACCTGATTTACCACACAGGCGAGGCATACCTCTGCCCTGTGTGTGGTAAGGCACTGCAGGACCCACAAACTCTGCATGCCCATGAACGTCTGCATGCGGATGACAGGCCATATAAGTGCCAGGATTGTGGGAAAGGGTATACAATGGCAACCAAGCTCCGCAGGCACAtgaagtcacacctggaagaaaAGCTACACAAGTGTGAGATATGTGGAAGCAGATACACATTGATGCAAAGTCTGCAGCGCCATCTCAGAGTACATGCAGATCGGATGGAGGTTGGGCACATGGTGCCAACTAGAGGACGTCCCAGAAGATCGAGCCATAAAGTGAGGGAACAATGGGATGGTGATGGAGGGAAGCAGAAAAAGGAGCAAgctgttatttttgtaaacacACTGCAGGATTCCAGAATGACACCTCACTCTGAAGAAGTTGTTACAAAATCCGAAGGAGGTTTGGAACAAATGGAACTCAGTCAGGACATTATTGAAATTGTCGTGTCCACTGACAGTACTAAGTGCATTCTGGTTCCAGCACAGGATACTAATGCTGAGTGTATTTTATTACAACAGCAGGATGCTAATGCTAAGTGTACACCAGTGGAGAACCAGGACGAGAATACTAAATGTATTGTTGTGGAAGAGCAGACTGAGAACAGTGACATGGTTGTAATAGAAGGTCATGATGAACTAAACTCAGTGGCAGAGACCATTGAAATAGAGATGAGAATTGATGACTGA